The Harpia harpyja isolate bHarHar1 chromosome 13, bHarHar1 primary haplotype, whole genome shotgun sequence genome contains a region encoding:
- the LOC128149818 gene encoding LOW QUALITY PROTEIN: epoxide hydrolase 1-like (The sequence of the model RefSeq protein was modified relative to this genomic sequence to represent the inferred CDS: deleted 2 bases in 1 codon) → MWQEILPNAWECILSHIRSFEYSQKNAVLAPVAALGFGGMLVYWMRSRQKIKTIEMGDGWWGSGERALKGKEDESIRPFKIETSDKEIEDLHRRLEQARTTAPHLEGAAFHYGFNSSYLQKVVAYWRNQFDWCKQVEVLNKYAHFQTTIEGIDIHFIHVKPSYVPHGRAVQPLLMVHGWPGSFYEFYKITPLLTEPARHSLNEGDVVFEVICPSIPGYGFSEAPHQKGFDTIATARIFHKLMNRLGFKEYYLQGGDWGSRITTNMAQMLPQSVKGLHLNLVFISRQGLRRMISVMLGAYVPWLVGLTREDVQRTYPFIQKNIYELLRESGYLHIQATKPDTAGCGLNDSPVGLAACILEKFSTWTDKSFLHKDDGGLESKYSLDELLTNVMIYWVTSSIVSSMQFYKENISKDPGLTADARVGVYVPTWIAAFPQELVHTPRVWAKDIFKNIITYSYMPRGGHFAAFEEPKLLAQDIMHFVRKVEQL, encoded by the exons ATGTGGCAGGAGATCCTTCCAAATGCCTG GGAGTGCATCTTGTCCCATATCAG GTCTTTTGAATATTCTCAGAAGAATGCAGTCCTGGCCCCTGTGGCTGCCCTGGGGTTTGGAGGGATGCTGGTTTACTGGATGAGGTCTAGACAAAAGATCAAGACTATTGAAATGGGCGATGGATGGTGGGGCTCAGGTGAAAGAGCCCTAAAAGGGAAAGAAGATGAAAGTATCCGTCCCTTCAAGATTGAAACATCTGACAAAGAAATCGAG GACCTGCACCGCCGCCTGGAGCAGgcccgcacc accgcaccgcacctgGAAGGAGCCGCCTTCCACTATGGCTTCAACTCCAGCTACCTGCAGAAGGTGGTGGCCTACTGGAGGAACCAGTTCGACTGGTGCAAGCAAGTGGAAGTCCTGAACAAATATGCCCACTTCCAAACCACCATTGAAG GGATCGATATCCATTTTATCCACGTGAAGCCCTCCTACGTCCCTCATGGTCGAGCTGTTCAACCTCTGCTGATGGTCCATGGCTGGCCTGGCTCCTTCTACGAGTTCTACAAGATCACCCCTCTGCTCACGGAGCCAGCCAGGCACAGCCTGAATGAGGGTGACGTGGTGTTTGAGGTCATTTGCCCATCTATCCCAGGCTATGGTTTCTCGGAGGCACCACACCAGAAAG GCTTTGACACCATAGCAACTGCTCGGATATTTCATAAATTGATGAACAGATTGGGCTTCAAGGAATACTACCTACAGGGAGGAGACTGGGGATCTCGTATTACCACAAACATGGCCCAGATGCTGCCACA ATCTGTGAAAGGGCTTCATCTGAATCTTGTCTTCATCAGCAGACAAGGTTTGAGAAGGATGATTTCTGTGATGCTTGGAGCTTATGTACCATGGCTTGTAGGCCTCACTAGGGAAGATGTTCAACGTACGTACCCTTTCATTCAGAAGAATATATATGAACTTCTGCGAGAGTCTGGATACTTACACATCCAAGCCACCAAACCAGACACTGCAG GTTGTGGACTGAATGACTCCCCTGTGGGGCTTGCTGCATGTATTTTGGAGAAATTCTCTACCTGGACAGATAAATCATTTCTGCATAAAGATGATGGAGGCTTGGAAAG CAAGTACTCTCTTGATGAGCTTTTGACCAATGTGATGATTTATTGGGTGACATCCTCCATTGTGTCCTCAATGCAATTCTACAAGGAGAACATCTCCAAGGACCCTGGTCTAACTGCTGATGCCAG GGTTGGAGTATATGTTCCCACATGGATTGCAGCTTTTCCTCAGGAGCTAGTACATACACCACGTGTCTGGGCAAAGGATATCTTCAAGAACATCATCACTTACTCTTACATGCCACGTGGAGGGCATTTTGCTGCCTTTGAGGAGCCAAAGCTTCTGGCACAAGACATCATGCACTTTGTCAGAAAGGTGGAACAGCTGTGA
- the MAD2L1BP gene encoding MAD2L1-binding protein has translation MAPTPPEAAPVGRSTTPMMLRGGSHSNPSRPPSAAQKMAAPGVAVVPVPARATSPTSPLLIAEAPPALDRGGGMRPRRSGPVAACPSVSVVFPGAVSRESCCRFACELLKHVLYQRHQLPLPYEQLAYFCRRAAQGGDVIKKPPSMDLASKKCQQVLMELEGVLQHLEVMFSLTLVPRVLILLGGNVMSPKELYELNLEGICEGSAEKSLETASCVRKLFHSLFVADVFSELKALPVMGTVVMLQGHRDCGVDWFRPKLNYKVPTRGRKLTVNLSCDGDINISALPPQHITSTWEDYVWFQAPVTLKGFHE, from the exons ATGGCGCCCACACCGCCGGAAGCCGCACCGGTTGGGCGCTCCACTACTCCCATGATGCTCCGCGGCGGCAGCCATTCAAATCCCAGCCGGCCGCCTTCCGCTGCCCAGAAAATGGCGGCTCCTGGCGTTGCAGTGGTTCCTGTTCCTGCCCGAGCGACCTCTCCCACGTCCCCGCTCCTCATAGCTGAGGCGCCACCGGCCCTGGATCGTGGTGGCGGGATGAGGCCCCGGCGGAGCGGGCCGGTGGCGGCCTGCCCCTCGGTGTCCGTCGTGTTCCCGGGCGCTGTAAGCCGGGAGAGCTGCTGCCGCTTCGCCTGCGAGCTCCTCAAGCACGTCCTGTACCAGCGGCACCAGCTCCCGCTGCCCTACGAGCAGCTTGCCTATTTCTGCCGACGGGCGGCGCAG ggtGGAGATGTGATTAAGAAGCCACCTTCCATGGACCTGGCAAGCAAGAAGTGCCAGCAGGTGCTGATGGAGCTGGAGGGAGTGCTCCAGCACTTGGAAGTAATGTTTAGTTTGACACTGGTTCCTCGGGTTCTTATTCTACTTGGAGGCAATGTCATGAGCCCCAAGGAGCTCTATGAGCTCAACTTGGAGGGTATCTGTGAGGGCAGTGCTGAGAAGAGCCTGGAAACTGCATCCTGTGTTCGCAAGCTCTTTCACTCACTCTTTGTTGCGGATGTCTTCAGTGAACTTAAGGCTCTCCCTGTCATGGGCACTGTTGTTATGCTCCAAGGACACCGCGATTGTGGTGTTGATTGGTTCCGGCCCAAGCTCAACTATAAAGTGCCAACCCGAGGGAGGAAACTAACTGTTAACTTGTCCTGTGATGGAGACATCAACATAAGTGCCTTGCCTCCTCAGCATATAACTTCTACTTGGGAGGACTATGTATGGTTTCAAGCACCCGTGACACTCAAAGGCTTTCATGAATGA